From one Cyanobacterium stanieri PCC 7202 genomic stretch:
- a CDS encoding hypothetical protein (PFAM: Protein of unknown function (DUF2839)~KEGG: mar:MAE_46470 hypothetical protein~SPTR: Putative uncharacterized protein) yields the protein MGEAKRRQKNLGEEYGKEERVVSWFPLTKTQASDAYKLTTRGAWVGIISLGITWVIIRFVGPAFGWWEVN from the coding sequence ATGGGAGAAGCTAAACGCAGACAAAAGAATTTAGGCGAAGAATATGGCAAGGAGGAGAGGGTTGTTTCTTGGTTTCCTCTTACCAAAACTCAGGCTTCTGATGCTTATAAGTTAACCACTAGAGGGGCATGGGTAGGTATTATTTCCCTCGGTATCACTTGGGTGATTATTCGTTTTGTGGGCCCTGCTTTTGGATGGTGGGAAGTTAATTGA
- a CDS encoding photosystem II S4 domain protein (PFAM: S4 domain~TIGRFAM: photosystem II S4 domain protein~COGs: COG2302 conserved hypothetical protein contains S4-like domain~InterPro IPR017506:IPR002942~KEGG: cyc:PCC7424_4774 photosystem II S4 domain protein~PFAM: RNA-binding S4 domain protein~SMART: RNA-binding S4 domain protein~SPTR: Photosystem II S4 domain protein;~TIGRFAM: photosystem II S4 domain protein), translated as MLPREDILNRVENRAEIAKVLDKAEQAIKTWELVVTDFLSPPVLAEVNEIFAQLTEVQIIPWGGFPQAERKRVGIHREEIPCDVSQMPVAALDIAGNFLFDTATHRDFLGAILGAGVVREKVGDIIVLGERGAQVVVNPEMVDFFESSLVQVRSVPVKTKRIELSDLKVREPKKKEMTTVEASLRLDAIASYGFGLSRSKMVDAINNGDVRVNWKEVTQSSYNLKTGDLVSFRGKGRLEIGDISITKKERYRIALTRFV; from the coding sequence ATGTTACCGAGAGAAGATATTTTAAATAGAGTTGAAAACCGAGCCGAAATTGCTAAAGTTTTGGATAAAGCTGAACAAGCAATAAAAACATGGGAATTGGTGGTAACAGATTTTTTGTCGCCCCCTGTATTGGCGGAAGTGAATGAAATTTTTGCCCAATTAACCGAGGTGCAAATTATCCCTTGGGGTGGTTTCCCCCAAGCGGAAAGGAAAAGGGTGGGTATTCATCGGGAGGAGATTCCCTGTGATGTTTCCCAGATGCCCGTGGCGGCTTTAGATATTGCTGGTAATTTTTTGTTTGATACTGCTACCCATCGAGACTTTTTGGGGGCGATTTTGGGTGCTGGGGTAGTGCGAGAAAAGGTTGGTGATATTATCGTTTTGGGGGAAAGGGGCGCTCAAGTGGTGGTGAATCCTGAAATGGTGGATTTTTTTGAATCTTCTTTGGTACAGGTGCGCTCTGTGCCTGTTAAAACCAAGAGAATTGAGCTTTCAGATTTGAAGGTAAGGGAACCCAAAAAGAAGGAAATGACCACCGTAGAGGCTTCTCTACGCCTAGATGCGATCGCATCTTACGGGTTCGGTTTATCCCGCTCAAAAATGGTCGATGCCATTAATAATGGTGACGTGAGGGTAAATTGGAAAGAAGTTACCCAATCTAGTTACAATCTCAAAACAGGTGATTTAGTCTCTTTTCGAGGTAAAGGTAGATTAGAAATCGGCGATATTAGTATTACTAAAAAAGAGCGTTATCGCATCGCCTTAACTAGATTTGTGTAA
- a CDS encoding hypothetical protein (KEGG: cyc:PCC7424_4776 hypothetical protein~SPTR: Putative uncharacterized protein) has protein sequence MNYLIAVLSDRIKAEEAYTALEKADIPLKQVSILGKGYKTADEFGFLDPNKQGRENAIRMAYWLIPFGFFGGYTFDAITGLDTFAWAGEPFNHIIGGFLGAIGGAMGSFFVGGSGSLLQGASDDLPYRNRLNAGKYLIVVQGDDFIKNKATLILQSLKPENLQGYVEN, from the coding sequence ATGAATTATTTAATCGCAGTATTATCCGATAGAATTAAAGCGGAGGAGGCTTACACGGCTCTGGAAAAGGCTGATATTCCCCTCAAACAGGTATCGATTTTGGGTAAGGGTTATAAAACCGCTGATGAGTTTGGATTTCTTGACCCTAATAAACAAGGGCGCGAAAATGCTATTAGGATGGCATATTGGTTGATTCCTTTTGGTTTTTTTGGGGGTTATACTTTTGATGCTATTACTGGTTTAGATACTTTTGCATGGGCTGGTGAGCCTTTTAACCATATTATAGGTGGTTTTTTAGGGGCGATCGGTGGTGCTATGGGTAGTTTTTTTGTCGGTGGTAGTGGTAGTTTATTACAGGGGGCTAGTGATGATTTACCCTATCGCAATCGCTTAAATGCTGGAAAGTATCTGATTGTGGTGCAAGGGGATGATTTTATAAAAAATAAAGCTACTCTTATTTTACAATCCCTCAAACCTGAAAATTTACAAGGTTATGTGGAAAATTGA